One segment of Methylotenera versatilis 79 DNA contains the following:
- a CDS encoding sensor domain-containing phosphodiesterase, with protein sequence MNQVATQNVYSDNKLNRETLGIEIARLKALRRYHILDTPSDGVLDKITEIAAHLLNFPIALINMVDDERIWSKSHYGTHVKEYQLHSELCASVVLQDTPYIIYDAKTDPRTKEHPLVNSATGIEFYAGVQLKTHDHHNIGSLCVIDYQPRSISNDQIKMLQDLAVLAMEHIELLIKQKDHQEILEIETRFRLTELQNQLILDSAAEGIHVINLEGTIVVENAAASRLLGWPEGGLLGKNAHITMHHHHADELFYPKSECPILQTLVDGLPRQVSTEVFWRKDGTFFPVDYSTNPLIDLDGKLCGVTVVFRDITDRKLNEAKIQRLAYFDPLTDLPNRTLFIDRLGQEIKKAHRDHVRVALMFIDLDHFKEINDSLGHDVGDLLLIEAAQRLVSCVRNSDTVARLGGDEFTVILSDIAQKGSEEIVAQNILNVLTQPFKIKKETIYLSSSIGITIYPDNALTTDELLKNADQAMYAAKKAGRNRYHYFQAEMQIESQTRLHLITDLHNAVDNKEFFLVYQPIIELATGHVKKAEALIRWQHPVKGMVSPAQFIPVAEKTGLIVRLGQWVFEEAVKQVKTLESFGIEDFQISINKSPVQFTEFKGTHQHWFEHLSQNGLTGENICIEITEGLLLDATNEVTDKLVAFMNAGMQVALDDFGTGYSSLAYLKKFSIDYIKIDQSFVKNLNADADDYALCEAMIVMAHKLNIKVIAEGVETKLQHDLLLKAGCDYAQGYYLSKPMNVKDFHQYLLSKQS encoded by the coding sequence ACATGGTGGATGACGAACGTATATGGAGCAAATCGCACTATGGGACGCATGTTAAAGAATATCAACTTCACTCAGAGTTATGCGCTTCCGTTGTATTACAAGACACCCCTTACATTATCTATGATGCTAAAACGGACCCACGTACTAAAGAGCATCCCCTAGTTAATAGCGCGACCGGTATAGAATTTTATGCAGGTGTGCAGCTAAAAACGCATGATCATCATAATATCGGCAGTTTATGTGTTATCGATTACCAACCGCGCTCCATAAGCAATGACCAAATCAAAATGCTGCAAGATTTGGCCGTGCTGGCAATGGAACATATTGAGCTGCTAATCAAGCAAAAAGACCATCAAGAAATCCTGGAAATCGAAACACGATTCAGGCTCACGGAATTGCAAAATCAGCTTATCCTGGACTCCGCTGCCGAAGGCATTCATGTCATTAATCTGGAAGGTACAATCGTAGTCGAAAATGCTGCGGCATCTAGGTTACTGGGCTGGCCAGAAGGCGGCTTGCTCGGAAAAAATGCCCATATCACCATGCATCATCATCATGCAGATGAATTGTTTTATCCGAAGAGTGAATGCCCTATTTTACAAACCCTGGTGGATGGTCTACCCCGGCAAGTAAGTACTGAAGTTTTTTGGCGAAAAGACGGTACATTCTTTCCCGTTGACTACAGCACCAATCCGCTCATTGATCTGGATGGTAAGTTATGCGGCGTCACCGTAGTATTCAGGGATATTACCGATAGAAAATTAAATGAAGCCAAAATTCAAAGGTTGGCTTACTTTGATCCATTGACGGATTTACCTAACCGTACGTTATTTATTGACCGTTTAGGTCAGGAAATTAAAAAGGCGCATCGCGACCATGTACGAGTCGCCTTGATGTTCATTGACCTTGATCATTTTAAAGAGATCAACGATTCTTTGGGCCATGATGTTGGAGATTTATTGCTCATAGAAGCGGCGCAGCGATTAGTCAGCTGTGTGCGTAACTCTGATACGGTTGCCCGACTGGGCGGAGATGAATTTACCGTTATTTTGAGTGATATTGCTCAGAAAGGATCCGAAGAAATCGTCGCACAAAATATTTTAAATGTCCTGACTCAACCTTTTAAGATTAAAAAAGAAACCATCTATTTATCATCTAGTATTGGCATCACCATATATCCTGATAATGCACTGACGACAGACGAATTACTTAAAAATGCTGACCAAGCGATGTATGCCGCAAAAAAAGCCGGTCGCAATCGTTACCATTATTTCCAAGCAGAAATGCAAATAGAGTCACAGACCAGATTGCACCTGATAACGGATTTACACAATGCGGTAGACAACAAAGAGTTCTTTTTGGTCTACCAGCCCATCATCGAACTGGCGACTGGCCATGTTAAAAAAGCAGAAGCGTTGATTCGCTGGCAACATCCAGTCAAAGGAATGGTAAGTCCAGCCCAATTTATTCCGGTCGCAGAAAAAACCGGGCTCATCGTTCGTTTGGGACAATGGGTGTTTGAAGAAGCAGTAAAACAAGTCAAAACATTGGAATCATTTGGCATTGAAGACTTCCAGATCAGCATCAATAAATCACCTGTACAATTTACTGAGTTCAAAGGTACTCATCAGCATTGGTTTGAACATCTTTCACAAAACGGGTTGACCGGAGAAAATATTTGTATCGAAATTACCGAAGGTTTATTGCTCGATGCAACGAATGAGGTCACAGACAAACTGGTCGCATTTATGAATGCCGGCATGCAAGTCGCACTAGATGATTTCGGTACAGGTTACTCATCCTTAGCATACCTAAAAAAATTCTCAATTGATTACATCAAAATCGATCAATCATTCGTAAAAAACTTAAACGCTGATGCGGATGATTATGCTTTATGCGAAGCGATGATTGTAATGGCCCATAAGCTCAACATCAAAGTCATCGCAGAAGGTGTAGAAACGAAGCTTCAACATGATTTGTTGCTAAAAGCTGGGTGCGACTATGCACAGGGCTATTATCTCTCTAAGCCAATGAATGTAAAAGATTTTCACCAATATTTGCTGTCAAAGCAATCTTAA
- the fliN gene encoding flagellar motor switch protein FliN codes for MENNPEVVAEDDWGAAMAEQQSATVQTKSDQAAVFAELSGNKLSDTQNDIDFILDIPVQLTVELGRTKIAIKNLLQLAQGSVVELDGLAGEPMDVLVNGCLIAQGEVVVVNDKFGIRLTDIITPAERIRKLNR; via the coding sequence ATGGAGAATAATCCTGAGGTGGTAGCTGAAGATGATTGGGGTGCCGCAATGGCGGAACAGCAAAGCGCTACCGTTCAAACAAAATCTGATCAAGCGGCTGTTTTTGCCGAGCTTTCAGGCAATAAATTAAGTGACACACAAAACGATATCGATTTCATTTTAGATATTCCAGTGCAATTAACAGTCGAGTTAGGGCGCACAAAAATTGCAATTAAGAATTTATTGCAACTAGCACAAGGCTCTGTCGTAGAGTTGGATGGCCTGGCCGGTGAGCCCATGGATGTATTGGTGAATGGCTGTCTGATTGCGCAAGGTGAAGTTGTGGTGGTGAACGATAAATTCGGGATTCGCTTGACTGACATCATTACGCCTGCAGAACGAATTCGTAAGTTGAATCGCTAG
- the fliR gene encoding flagellar biosynthetic protein FliR encodes MISLSSDILQSWISGLLWPLTRVLAVLAAAPLLSNRVIPLRVKLGFGLLLTMIIVPTLPSLPQVDVISLTGLLILVQQIIIGTAIGFSLRIFLAAVELAGQLCSLTMGLGFASFFDPASGGQSTSISQFFGLLAMLVFLSMNGHLMLISAMLESFHTLPISADGLTHINGMTMAMWASNIFSAGLMMAMPVVAALLITNMALGILTRTAPQLNLFGIGFPITIGMGFLIIALSLPGMLKPMQHLINESFSFLSSISSPSPGKP; translated from the coding sequence ATGATTTCGCTTAGCAGCGATATTTTACAAAGCTGGATCAGTGGCTTGCTGTGGCCACTTACAAGGGTGTTAGCGGTCTTGGCAGCTGCGCCTTTGTTGAGCAATCGCGTCATCCCGCTTCGTGTTAAGTTGGGCTTCGGGTTATTACTCACAATGATTATTGTGCCGACCTTGCCCAGTCTGCCCCAAGTCGATGTTATTTCATTGACCGGTCTTTTAATACTCGTCCAACAAATCATTATAGGTACTGCCATCGGTTTCAGTTTACGTATCTTTTTGGCAGCAGTAGAGCTTGCCGGACAATTATGCAGTCTGACCATGGGCCTGGGTTTTGCCAGTTTTTTTGACCCGGCATCCGGCGGTCAATCCACCTCAATCAGTCAATTTTTCGGCCTGCTGGCAATGCTGGTTTTTTTGAGTATGAACGGTCATTTGATGTTAATCAGTGCAATGTTAGAAAGTTTTCACACCTTGCCCATCAGCGCTGATGGGTTAACACATATCAATGGCATGACCATGGCCATGTGGGCCAGCAATATTTTTAGCGCTGGGCTCATGATGGCCATGCCGGTGGTTGCAGCTTTGCTGATTACCAATATGGCGTTGGGCATTCTTACTCGAACAGCCCCGCAACTGAATCTTTTCGGCATTGGCTTTCCTATCACGATTGGTATGGGCTTTCTAATCATTGCCTTGTCATTACCGGGCATGCTCAAACCGATGCAGCATCTGATTAACGAGAGCTTTAGTTTCTTGAGCAGCATCAGTAGCCCAAGCCCAGGCAAGCCATGA
- a CDS encoding flagellar hook-length control protein FliK, producing the protein MAFITANPLQTVKQNQSQVVITTSESNAEAFQKVLEKQLNHAELQKKRDEVVKPAGDKTHKNLSTNPSTPEIQDDKAKLPLAHTAKSAHQKITRTQHNGDKKTVLNEKPYTDNKLRNNENLKDKVDLLGGFLTGENSGQSVSLINSAAQDQAIASDVNHELQHPKESAIVTNPLLPMLNMIHINSTIQSKLDKSAPVLDNGSDEIKNSGLIDAKFSELPIDEKWAKKNPLDVVADVETPDDHENRQMGISQSFTESLNQQSNFHDESEVKLTNQFSSLQVSANLPTTAPVVVTATNSAQPVISYDIAPKLGGSDWNEAISKRIIWMVGTEQQSATLTLNPPDLGPLQVVIQVHNQQADTTFISQNPEVRQALQDGLDNLRDMMTNSGIQLGQANVHSDNQAQQHSQRSTQSALGPIATSDDAQSTVTNTTSRIFVSNGLVDTFA; encoded by the coding sequence ATGGCATTCATTACCGCTAACCCACTGCAAACAGTTAAGCAGAATCAAAGTCAGGTTGTCATCACGACTAGTGAATCAAATGCAGAAGCTTTTCAGAAAGTATTAGAAAAGCAGTTAAACCATGCTGAGTTACAAAAAAAACGTGATGAAGTTGTGAAGCCTGCTGGCGATAAAACGCACAAAAATTTATCGACTAATCCATCAACGCCCGAAATACAGGATGATAAAGCCAAGCTACCCTTAGCTCACACTGCAAAAAGTGCTCATCAGAAAATAACGCGTACACAGCACAATGGGGATAAAAAAACAGTACTGAATGAAAAGCCTTACACAGATAACAAGCTTAGAAATAATGAAAATCTAAAAGATAAAGTAGATTTATTAGGTGGTTTTCTGACCGGTGAAAATTCAGGACAATCGGTATCTCTAATAAACAGTGCAGCCCAAGACCAAGCCATCGCCAGCGACGTTAATCACGAGCTACAGCATCCTAAAGAGTCGGCCATTGTTACGAATCCATTGTTGCCCATGCTGAATATGATCCATATCAATTCGACTATTCAATCTAAACTCGATAAATCTGCGCCCGTGCTTGATAACGGTTCAGATGAAATCAAAAATAGCGGATTAATTGATGCCAAGTTCTCCGAGCTTCCTATCGATGAGAAGTGGGCTAAAAAGAACCCATTAGATGTTGTTGCTGATGTTGAAACACCTGATGATCATGAAAATCGCCAGATGGGGATTAGCCAAAGTTTTACAGAATCGTTGAATCAGCAATCAAATTTTCATGATGAATCTGAAGTTAAATTAACGAATCAATTCAGTAGTCTACAAGTATCAGCTAACTTACCTACAACTGCACCGGTAGTGGTTACTGCGACAAATAGCGCCCAGCCTGTCATTAGTTATGATATTGCCCCTAAATTAGGCGGTTCTGATTGGAATGAAGCTATTAGCAAAAGAATCATCTGGATGGTAGGGACGGAACAGCAATCTGCTACTTTAACGCTTAACCCGCCGGATCTAGGACCATTACAAGTGGTGATTCAGGTGCATAACCAACAAGCAGATACCACTTTTATTTCACAAAACCCAGAGGTTAGACAGGCGCTACAAGATGGCTTGGATAACCTACGCGATATGATGACAAACTCTGGTATACAACTTGGCCAGGCAAATGTCCATTCTGACAACCAAGCGCAGCAACATTCCCAGCGATCAACTCAATCTGCCTTGGGCCCCATCGCTACATCAGATGATGCTCAATCGACTGTTACTAATACTACATCTAGGATTTTCGTTTCTAATGGCTTAGTTGATACATTTGCTTGA
- the fliO gene encoding flagellar biosynthetic protein FliO — protein MKFILKFLALNIVNLCLLQQAFATTAPATMATPTVSLFKTIFGLAVVLGVMAALAWFAKRMAGRQGNSHSVARIVGGVSVGSRERVVVVEVGNRWLVVGVAAGQVNAIANLGKEDGATLSVRTNYAEPKDGIEAAHLQHMPSLLQNGQSFSVWLKQSLNKAYKKHD, from the coding sequence ATGAAATTCATCCTTAAATTTTTAGCGTTAAACATCGTTAACTTGTGCCTGCTGCAGCAAGCCTTTGCTACAACCGCGCCGGCTACGATGGCTACTCCGACAGTTAGCCTATTCAAAACGATATTCGGGCTAGCAGTGGTGTTAGGTGTGATGGCAGCGCTGGCTTGGTTTGCTAAACGCATGGCTGGACGGCAAGGTAATTCTCATTCAGTGGCACGTATTGTCGGGGGTGTCAGTGTCGGATCCCGTGAGCGTGTTGTGGTGGTTGAAGTGGGCAACCGCTGGTTAGTTGTAGGGGTGGCAGCTGGTCAGGTAAATGCCATTGCTAACTTAGGTAAAGAGGATGGCGCGACGCTTTCAGTGCGGACTAACTACGCTGAGCCAAAGGATGGTATTGAAGCTGCGCATTTACAGCATATGCCTAGCCTATTACAGAACGGGCAAAGCTTTTCCGTCTGGTTAAAACAATCTTTAAACAAAGCTTACAAGAAACATGATTGA
- the fliP gene encoding flagellar type III secretion system pore protein FliP (The bacterial flagellar biogenesis protein FliP forms a type III secretion system (T3SS)-type pore required for flagellar assembly.): MSVNMKFSKLLSLLFLLGFALPIYAAESGSIAVLNATPALGGGQDYSLSLQTLILLTSLSFLPALLLMMTGFTRIIIVLSLLRQALGTQSSPPTQVLIGLALFLTFFVMSPVLDKIYADAYLPYSENRINMQEALDKGAAPLKSFMLKQTRETDLALFVKMSNKPPLKSAADVPLSVLVPAFVTSELKTAFQIGFAVFIPFLIIDMVVASVLMSMGMMMVSPAIVSLPFKLMLFVLVDGWGLILGSLVQSFY, translated from the coding sequence ATGAGCGTGAATATGAAGTTTTCTAAATTGTTAAGTTTGCTATTTTTACTTGGTTTTGCACTGCCCATCTATGCTGCAGAATCTGGAAGCATTGCCGTACTGAATGCCACACCAGCGTTGGGTGGTGGCCAGGATTACAGTCTTAGCTTACAGACGCTTATCCTATTAACTTCGCTTTCATTTTTACCGGCTTTATTGCTGATGATGACAGGGTTTACGCGCATCATCATCGTGCTCTCACTTTTGCGTCAGGCATTGGGTACACAGTCTTCGCCACCTACCCAAGTATTGATAGGCCTTGCCTTGTTTTTGACATTTTTCGTGATGAGCCCAGTATTAGATAAAATTTATGCTGATGCCTACCTTCCTTATTCTGAGAACAGAATAAATATGCAAGAAGCGTTAGATAAAGGTGCTGCGCCGCTTAAATCATTCATGCTCAAGCAAACGCGTGAAACGGACTTGGCGTTGTTCGTGAAAATGTCTAATAAACCACCACTCAAGAGTGCTGCTGATGTGCCGTTAAGTGTATTGGTACCCGCTTTTGTCACCAGCGAACTCAAAACCGCATTCCAGATAGGCTTTGCCGTATTTATCCCGTTTTTGATTATCGATATGGTGGTAGCAAGTGTGCTGATGTCGATGGGGATGATGATGGTGTCTCCAGCGATTGTTTCTTTGCCCTTTAAGCTCATGCTGTTCGTGTTGGTGGATGGCTGGGGTTTGATTCTGGGTTCTTTAGTACAAAGTTTTTATTAG
- the fliL gene encoding flagellar basal body-associated protein FliL, whose translation MAQQNEVDVIPPKKSKKIIILSALLLLGSAGGAGAWYYNQAPHSPKAVKEKPSKPPVFVSLDTFTINLLPDPAEQFLQVDITLQLADETDAALVKTHMPEVRNRLLMLLTTKKGDDISTLEGKKKLSTEISAQMNQTFTAGNKLNKVAGVFFTSFVIQ comes from the coding sequence ATGGCACAGCAAAACGAAGTGGACGTCATTCCACCTAAAAAATCAAAAAAAATTATTATCCTAAGCGCACTCCTTTTATTGGGCAGTGCGGGTGGGGCAGGTGCCTGGTATTACAATCAAGCGCCTCATTCACCGAAAGCGGTTAAAGAGAAACCTTCTAAACCACCAGTGTTTGTGAGTCTTGATACATTCACAATAAATTTACTGCCAGATCCAGCCGAACAGTTCCTGCAAGTGGATATTACGTTACAGCTCGCCGATGAAACCGATGCCGCTTTGGTAAAGACCCATATGCCCGAAGTGAGAAATCGATTGTTGATGCTGCTAACCACAAAAAAAGGTGATGATATCAGCACCTTAGAAGGCAAGAAAAAACTAAGCACTGAAATTTCCGCACAAATGAATCAAACATTCACTGCCGGCAACAAGCTGAATAAAGTCGCTGGCGTATTCTTTACTTCTTTCGTTATTCAATAA
- the fliJ gene encoding flagellar export protein FliJ, translating to MSAKTVLVTLQQLATKAVDTAAEQLTTSNQSLADEKNTLVMLEKYRDEYIAKLSVKLETGVDIQIHQNFQRFLQMLDDAIKGQEQVVENAKAKVMMDQHAWQYSNKKKFSYDVLGDRYQKKENQLEGRREQKLMDEFAMRVSKVRIA from the coding sequence ATGTCCGCAAAAACAGTATTAGTCACATTGCAGCAACTTGCTACAAAAGCGGTGGATACCGCGGCTGAGCAACTGACAACCAGTAATCAATCGCTTGCTGATGAAAAGAATACATTGGTCATGCTCGAAAAATATCGTGATGAATACATTGCTAAGTTATCGGTAAAGCTGGAAACAGGTGTGGATATTCAAATTCATCAGAACTTCCAACGATTTTTGCAAATGTTGGATGATGCAATTAAAGGTCAAGAACAGGTTGTGGAAAATGCCAAGGCAAAAGTAATGATGGATCAACACGCTTGGCAATATAGTAATAAAAAGAAGTTTTCATATGACGTGCTGGGTGACCGCTATCAAAAGAAAGAAAACCAATTGGAAGGTCGCCGAGAGCAAAAGCTTATGGATGAATTTGCCATGCGTGTTAGCAAAGTAAGAATAGCCTAA
- the fliQ gene encoding flagellar biosynthesis protein FliQ, with protein sequence MNPESVMTMARHAMEVLLLVSAPILLVVLMIGLVVSIFQAATQINEQTLSFIPKLVGVFAALVIAGPWMLSVMVDYMRVVFTSIPSMAG encoded by the coding sequence ATGAATCCCGAAAGCGTTATGACCATGGCGCGCCACGCGATGGAAGTTCTATTGCTAGTATCTGCGCCTATATTATTAGTAGTGCTGATGATCGGACTGGTCGTCAGTATTTTTCAGGCGGCTACGCAAATCAACGAACAGACATTGTCATTTATTCCTAAACTTGTGGGCGTGTTCGCAGCTTTAGTGATCGCAGGCCCGTGGATGCTATCTGTGATGGTGGATTACATGCGAGTAGTTTTTACCAGTATTCCGAGTATGGCTGGCTAG
- a CDS encoding EAL and HDOD domain-containing protein encodes MEATSQSLAFIARQPILNTHQEIVAYQLLFRDSAEAKSAVIVDTDEASARILVNTLSDIGTQGLLEDKSAFILVDTELLNNELLELLPPSKTVLELLESVVLDEATLQRCQALRQAGYKIAVRDDPTLHNEVNPAVSRLVDYVKIDVHKVGVEQAAIRFKNYQFLSKKMIAEKVETREIFEACKKIGFQFVQGYYFAQPQIFTAKVINPAFVTVVELLNLVSNDVDMKLIEDAFKRDPALSFKLLRYINSVGFGLSCEIQSIRHALTVIGTKQLFRWLTLLMVTAGQNSISSALMKTSIIRGRLTELLGESYFGKAGQDNLFTIGVFSLLDVMLGMPMDEVLSKIDLPEVLSDALLNRQGMYGPFLSLTEACEAGNEEKLRAVASALYINPADVNRCHMSAISWAESFALS; translated from the coding sequence ATGGAAGCCACCTCACAAAGTCTCGCATTCATCGCACGCCAACCAATACTGAATACGCATCAGGAGATTGTTGCTTATCAATTATTATTTCGTGATAGCGCAGAAGCCAAAAGTGCTGTCATTGTCGATACTGATGAGGCGTCTGCTCGGATACTGGTGAACACATTAAGTGATATCGGGACCCAAGGTCTATTAGAAGACAAATCAGCATTTATTCTAGTAGATACTGAACTGCTGAATAACGAATTATTAGAACTATTACCTCCCAGCAAAACAGTATTGGAATTGCTGGAGTCCGTGGTGTTGGATGAAGCGACCTTGCAACGTTGTCAAGCTTTACGCCAAGCCGGCTACAAAATAGCAGTTCGAGATGACCCCACATTGCATAACGAGGTGAATCCTGCAGTGAGTCGATTAGTCGATTACGTGAAGATTGATGTCCATAAAGTTGGGGTAGAGCAGGCAGCCATCAGATTCAAGAATTACCAATTTCTGTCGAAGAAAATGATTGCAGAAAAAGTTGAAACGAGAGAAATATTTGAAGCCTGCAAAAAAATCGGCTTTCAGTTTGTACAAGGCTATTACTTCGCACAACCACAGATTTTCACGGCAAAAGTCATTAATCCTGCTTTCGTTACTGTCGTGGAATTATTGAATTTGGTCAGCAATGATGTCGATATGAAGTTAATAGAAGATGCTTTCAAAAGAGATCCTGCACTGTCATTCAAATTATTGCGCTATATCAACTCTGTAGGTTTTGGACTTTCATGTGAAATTCAATCTATCAGGCACGCGCTCACTGTGATCGGTACCAAGCAACTATTTCGTTGGTTAACGTTGTTAATGGTCACAGCAGGTCAAAACTCCATTTCATCTGCACTCATGAAAACTTCGATTATTCGAGGGAGGCTCACGGAATTATTAGGTGAAAGCTATTTCGGTAAAGCAGGTCAGGATAACCTTTTTACTATCGGGGTATTTTCACTGCTTGACGTAATGCTTGGGATGCCTATGGATGAAGTTCTCAGTAAAATTGATCTACCAGAGGTATTATCAGATGCTTTGCTTAATAGGCAGGGGATGTATGGCCCATTCTTGTCGTTAACAGAAGCTTGCGAAGCAGGTAATGAAGAGAAATTGAGAGCAGTTGCAAGCGCTTTATACATTAACCCTGCAGACGTGAATCGTTGCCATATGTCTGCAATCTCCTGGGCGGAATCCTTCGCATTGAGTTAA
- the fliM gene encoding flagellar motor switch protein FliM, whose protein sequence is MSDEFLSQEEADALLMGVNNEQEEPETEIDPSQVRDYNLATQERIVRGRMPTLEIINERFARLLRVGLFNFLRRTAEVSVGPVRISKYTDFIRNLVVPTNLNLVQMKPLRGTSLIVFDPTLVFLVIDNMFGGDGRFHTRVEGRDFTQTEQRIIQRLLEIVFENYAKSWEPVYPVEFEYIRSEMNTQFANIATPNEVVVSTTFIVELGSATGEIHFCMPYSMIEPIRDMLTSSLQGEMLGVDKRWVRLMTQQIQSAEVEIVAELGNSKLQLADILKMKVGDVIPLKIDEEIEARIDSVPIMQCRYGISNSQYALRVEKLLRANSTEYVKGDTYGE, encoded by the coding sequence ATGTCTGATGAATTCTTATCCCAGGAAGAAGCCGATGCCCTCTTAATGGGGGTTAACAACGAGCAGGAAGAGCCTGAAACGGAGATAGATCCGTCACAAGTCCGTGATTACAATCTTGCGACCCAGGAACGAATTGTACGTGGGCGTATGCCTACGCTTGAAATCATTAACGAACGTTTTGCGCGTTTGTTGCGGGTAGGGTTGTTTAACTTTTTAAGACGTACGGCTGAAGTATCCGTCGGGCCAGTTCGCATTTCCAAATACACGGATTTCATCCGGAATTTAGTCGTACCTACCAATCTTAATTTAGTACAAATGAAACCGTTAAGAGGGACGTCACTGATCGTATTTGACCCTACGCTCGTGTTCTTAGTGATTGACAACATGTTTGGCGGGGACGGTCGTTTCCATACCCGCGTAGAAGGTCGAGACTTCACACAAACTGAACAGCGAATCATCCAACGGCTACTAGAGATTGTATTCGAAAACTATGCTAAATCATGGGAGCCAGTCTATCCAGTGGAATTTGAATATATCCGTTCTGAAATGAATACACAGTTTGCCAACATCGCGACACCCAATGAAGTCGTGGTTTCAACAACATTCATCGTCGAACTAGGCTCGGCCACAGGTGAGATCCACTTTTGTATGCCTTATTCGATGATTGAGCCTATCCGAGACATGTTAACTTCTAGCTTGCAAGGTGAAATGCTCGGGGTTGATAAGCGCTGGGTTAGATTGATGACACAACAGATTCAAAGCGCTGAAGTTGAAATTGTTGCTGAACTTGGAAATAGCAAGTTGCAGTTGGCAGATATCTTGAAGATGAAAGTGGGCGATGTCATACCCCTAAAAATAGATGAAGAGATTGAGGCGCGCATTGATAGCGTACCCATCATGCAGTGTCGTTATGGCATTTCAAACAGCCAGTATGCCTTGCGAGTCGAAAAGTTATTAAGAGCCAATTCTACAGAATATGTTAAAGGAGATACGTATGGAGAATAA